The genome window GAAAAAACACCACTCTTAATACAAGCGGTGTTTTGTTTCATTCAATATTACCCAATGTTGTAGTTTGCAGAAGTAGCCGCTACGATTGCTACCACCATCAAAATTGCCGCGAACCATTTTTTCATATCTATTTCCCCCCTTCAAGCATCGTGGAGAAAGCTGGCTTCGCTACTGGTCATAACCCAGGGGCCAAGCGACCACGTACAGCCCCTGCGCATCTTTCCTTTTCTACAAGAAAAGGGCGGATTCGCTACTGGCTCCATACGGACCAAGCGACCAAATACAGTCCGTACTTCTTTGCGACTTTCATACCTATATTTTACACATAAGTGACAAAATTCGGCAATCATATATTCATAGTCTATTAGATTTAATTACGAATTGGTGCAAAAGAACTAGCACTATCCTCACACGAGAGCTGCCAAAATGGCCTTTTGTGCATGCAGACGGTTCTCCGCTTGGTCGAAGATGAACGAACGAGCGCCGTCGATGACTCCTGCTGTCACTTCTTCGCCGCGATGAGCCGGGAGGCAGTGCAGGAAAAGATAGTGGGGATCTGCGAGTGCTACCAGATCTTCATTCACCTGATAGTTTTCAAACGCCTTCATTCTCACTTCGTTCTCCGCTTCAAAGCCCATGCTGGTCCACACGTCGGTGTATACCGCATCTGCCCCCGCTACCGCTTCGGCAGGGTCTGTAGTCACCATCATTTTGCCGCCGCTTTGCTGCGCGTACTCGATGGCTTTTTGTACGATGGCGCTGTCCATTTCGTATCCTGCCGGTGTAGCCACCCTTACGTCCATGCCCAGCAGGACTGCCGCCAGCACCAGAGAATTGGCTACGTTGTTTCCGTCACCCACGTACGCCAGCTTGATTCCCTTCAGCTTTCCTTTGTGCTCCCAGATCGTGAGCATGTCAGCCAGCGCCTGGCAAGGATGATACAGATCCGTCAAACCGTTGATGATCGGAATGGATGCATGCTCTGCCAGCTCTTCTACGTAAGAGTGGGAAAACGTGCGGATCATGATCGCATCGACGTAACGAGAGAGTACTTTGGCGGTATCGCTGATCGGCTCTCCGCGGCCGAGCTGCAGCTCTTTCCCGCTCAGGAACATCCCCATGCCCCCAAGCTGGTACATACCTACTTCAAAGGACACACGCGTACGTGTCGATGCCTTATCGAAAATCATGCCGAGTGTTTTGCCTTGCAAAGGCTGGAACGGCTGCCCCAGCTTTTGCAGTTGTTTGATGTGAGCTGCCAGATGCAGCAGCTCCATCAATTCTTCTCCGTTGAACTCGTCGATTCTGAGCAGGTCCTTTCCTTTATGCTTGCTGAGCGGCAAGTTTGGAAAGTGTTCCAATATCTTCACTGGCTGCATGCGAGCCACCTCTTTTCTCAAAAATGGATTTCACGTACAAGTCAAAGGTCTCGATGGCGGAAAACAGCGGTACACCTTGCTGCACCAAACGGCCACGGAGCGCAAAGCCCGCTCGGCCATGGCGGTTTCCGATTGTTGCTGTAATGAGGGCAAAAGCTGCTTTCTTCGCTTGCAGAAGCTCGATCAGCTTTCTCTCACTTTCAATCACGTGACTGACAGCTACCCCGTTTGTTTGCAGCCAATCAGCCGTTCCAGCTGTCGCTGCCAGCACGGCGCCTTCTTCTTGAAGCTGTGCCAAGGTCTTGCTCACCGCTTCCTGCTTATCCCCATCCTTCAGTGACACGATGACCAGATCGCCCGCTTGCCAGTCGCCATAATAGTTGTCTTTAAACGCGAATGCTTTGCCGGCAGCTTCTGCGAAAGAGCGACCCAAGCCTAGCACTTCGCCGGTTGATTTCATTTCAGGTCCCAATACGGGATCCACACCGTTCAGCTTCACGGTCGAGAATACCGGAGCCTTCACGACAGCGAATGGGATCTCCGGCAGCAGCCCTGTTCCGTAGCCCATGCCTGCCAACTTTTCACCCAGCTGTGCCTGAACAGCCAGTTGCACCATCGGGATGCCCGTCACTTTGCTCGTAATTGGAACAGTACGGGACGCACGCGGGTTCACTTCGAGCACGTACACGGTACTGCCATCAATGACAAACTGGATATTGATCAAGCCGACCGCTCCCATTTCTTTCGCGATCGCTTCCGTATAGCTGGCGATTGTCTGCTTGATTTCGTCCGACAGACCAGGCGCCGGGAACAGAGCCACACTGTCGCCGGAGTGAATTCCAGCCTTTTCGACATGCTGGAAGATTCCAGGAATGATGACACTTTCACCATCACACACCGCGTCGACTTCCGCCTCGCTGCCTGGCACGTATTTGTCTACGAGCAACGGGAAGAACGTTTTGCTGTCCGGGTGATTCAGCCAGCCGTTGATCGTCGCCTCGAGTTCTTGCAGATCTTGCACGACCACCATTCCCTGGCCGCCGATGACATACGACGGACGCATCAGGACGGGGAAGCCGATTTCTTCCGCGATCGCGGTGGCATCCTGCAGAGAGGAGACTCCTTTCCCCGGAATGTGCGGGATGTCCAGCTTGCGCAGCATTTCGTAGAACAGCTCGCGATCTTCTGCACGCTCGATCGCTGTCAGAGACGTTCCCATTACCTTCAGACCCGCTCTCTCCAGCTTGGCGGCGAGGTTGATGGCTGTCTGGCCGCCGAATTGCACCATCACGCCTTCTACCTGCTCGCGCTCAGCGATATGCAGCACGTCTTCTGCATGAAGCGGTTCAAAATACAGGTGGTCAGCTGTTTCGTAGTCCGTACTCACGGTTTCCGGATTGTTGTTAACGACAACCGCAGCAATGCCGTTCTTCTGAAGCGACTTGGCAGCATGGACCGAGCAGTAGTCAAATTCAATCCCTTGTCCGATCCGGATCGGGCCGGAGCCGAGTACCAGCACTTTGCGACCTGGCAAGGCAGTGACCTCATCGACTCCTTGCCAGTCGGAATAGTAGTAAGGGGTTTGCGCATCAAATTCAGCGGCGCATGTATCGACGATTTTGTAGGTCGGTGCGATGCCCGATTGCTGGCGCAGGTCTTTAACTTCGGCAGCTGTCCGTCCTGCCAGAGAAGCGATGGTCTCATCTGCAAAGCCGCGGCGTTTCGCTTCTAGGAGCAGCTCTGTCGGCAGCTCGCCGTCCTCGCAGCAAGCCAGCTCGACTTCCAAATCGATGATCTTCCGCAGGCTGCGCAGGAAGAACGGATCGACACCCGTCAGGCTGTGCAGCTCTTTTTCCGTAAAGCCTTTGCGAATCGCCTCTGCGAACACGAACAAGCGAATGTCTGTCGCTTCCTGCAGCGCTAGGGAGAGCTCCTCGCGGGACCACGAAGCCAGCTCTGGCCGGGACAGGTGCGTGCAGCCTTGTTCCAGGGAGCGCACGGCCTTCAGGAGCCCTGCCTCCAGGTTGCGAGCAATGGACATGACTTCTCCAGTCGCTTTCATTTGCGTGCCCAGCTTACGATCTGCCAGCGGGAACTTGTCAAACGGGAAGCGCGGGATTTTCACGACGATGTAGTCCAACGCAGGCTCGAAGCTCGCGTATGTGTAACCAGTAATGGGGTTCAGCACTTCATCCAGCCCATAGCCGAGTGCCAATTTTGCCGCGATACGCGCGATCGGATATCCAGTCGCTTTGGAGGCGAGCGCACTGGAGCGGCTCACCCGCGGGTTTACCTCGATCAGTACATATCGATCCGAATTCGGGTCAAGCGCAAATTGAATGTTGCAGCCTCCTACTACGCCCAAGGAACGGATCACTTTGGTCGATACGCTGCGCAGCATTTGATATTGGCGATCCGTCAACGTCTGGGAAGGCGCTACGACGATGCTGTCTCCCGTATGAATGCCGACCGGATCCAGATTTTCCATATTGCAAACGATGATGCAGGTGTCGTTGGCATCCCGCATGACTTCGTACTCGATTTCTTTCCAGCCTTTGACGCTGCGTTCGATCAGCACCTGTCCGATCGGGCTTGCAGCGATACCGCCAGCAGCCACTATGCGCAGCGTAGCCTCGTCTTCAGCAATCCCGCCGCCTGCGCCACCCAGCGTATAGGCTGGACGCACAATGACCGGATAACCGATGGAGCTGGCGAATGCGATCGCCTCTTCCACGGATTCGACCGTGTCACTCTCGGGTACAGGCTCGCCGATTTGTTGCATCAGTTGTTTGAACAGCTCACGGTCTTCCCCGTTTTGAATCGCAGCGAGCGGTGTACCGAGCAGCTCTACCTTGTACTTTTCGAGAACACCCGCTTCTGACAAGGCTACGGCCAGATTCAGACCGGTTTGGCCGCCCAGCGTCGGCAAGAGGCCGTCTGGACGTTCCTTCGCGATGATCGCTGTTACGGATTCCACTGTCAGCGGCTCCAAATATACTTTGTCGGCTACTTGCTCATCCGTCATGATCGTAGCCGGATTGTTATTCACCAGGACGACTTGCACGCCCGCTTCCTTCAGAGAAAGGCATGCTTGTGCGCCCGCATAGTCAAATTCTGCTGCCTGACCAATGACGATCGGGCCTGAACCGATAACCAATACTTTTTGGATGTGGGACAATTTAGGCATAATTCTTCGCTCCTACTACGCGCATCGACTGCAAGAATTGTTGGAAAATGTGAGAGGTATCACTTGGTCCGGGATGTGCCTCCGGATGGAACTGCACACTGAAAACGGGCAAGCTGAGATGGCGGAGTCCTTCGACCGAGCCATCGTTGACGTTGCGATAGGACACCACCAGATATCGCTTATCCAGCTGTTCTTCTTTGACTACGTACCCGTGGTTTTGCGAAGTCAGGTACACTTTGCCGGTTGCCAGCTCTTTGACCGGATGGTTGCTGCCGCGGTGTCCATAAGCGAGCTTTTCCGTCTTGCCACCGTACATGAGGGCAAGCACTTGGTGACCCAAGCAAATGCCCAGCGTCGGATACTGCTCCACCGCTTTGCGCCATTCACTGCAATAAGCAAGCAAGTGCTCCGGATCGCCAGGGCCATTGGAGAACATCAGGCCGTCCGGCTGCAGGGCCTTGATTTGGGCAAAGGTCGTGTCAAAGGGCACCACGGTTACGCGGCAGCCTATTGCCAGCAGCGAATCCACAATGGACTGCTTCATCCCCAGATCGACCAGCACGACATGCTCTCCGATGCCAGGATAGCGTTCGATCTGCTGGCTGGATACGTTTGCCACCAGCGACTTTTTGGCGTGCTTGTAGCGCATGGCCACGACTTCCTCCACCTCGAGTGGACGATCGGACATCACGCCGAACACAGGACCGTTTTGACGAACCCGCTTGGTGATGGTACGGGTATCGATGCCAGCCAAAATGGGAAACCCGAAGTCCTCGGCTGCCTGTGCCAACGTCTTGGTCGATTCGTAGTGGCTCGGTTCCATGCACAGCTCGCTCACGATCATTCCAGTCAATGCCGGCTGCGCTGCCTCGTAGTCTCTTTCGTTCACTCCGTAATTTCCGATCAATGGATATGTGAATGTAACGATCTGCCCCGCAAAGGAGGGGTCTGTCATCACTTCCTGATAACCTGTCATTCCTGTATGAAAAACCACTTCGCCGAATCCCGTAATCGGGGCACCGTACAAGGTCCCCGTGAACACTTCTCCGCTCTCCAGCGTGAGATAACCTACACCTAGTCCTTTTTTCTCTCTACTCATCTATGAAAGCCACTCCTCTCCAAAGGGCACACTTACCGAGAATTTATGCAACTCTTTGTATTAATATACATTCGTAATTATAAAAATGCAACGAGTTTTTTGTCCTTTCCCACTCGTTGCATTTTTCCCATGCACACATTATTTGCTTTTACGCCTGTGACAATCCTTCGTCCAGAGCCGCTATCGCCTGCTTCACTTCCGCTTCTGTCGTGATAAAGGACGGAAGCAATCGAACGACATTCGGCCCTGCCATCAGCAGGATGACGCCTTTTTTTTCTCGTGCATAATTGACTGCAGCCGCAGCCGTAATCGAGAGCTCTACCCCGAGCAGCAGGCCTTTTCCGCGAACCGTTACCACTTTGTCTGGATGCGCTGCTTTTAGCTGCGTGAGCTCCTGAATCAGCAGCTCATGGACCTTTGCCACTTTATCCAGAATGGCTTCTTGTTCCATGGTATCGAGCGTCGCAATGCCCGCTGTCGCAGCCAACGGATTGCCGCCAAAAGTGGTTCCGTGCGTACCGGGAGCGAATGCTTCCGCCACTTCTTTGGTCGCGACCACCGCTCCGATCGGGAATCCGCTGCCCAAACCTTTTGCCAGCGAGATCGCATCCGGCTTCACTCCATACTGCTGGAAAGCGAACCAGGTGCCTGTGCGGCCGATTCCCGTTTGAATTTCATCCACCAGCAGGAGCAGGCCATGCGCATCGCATAATTCACGCAAACCTTTTACGAAGGCATCTCCCGCCGGATGGACCCCGCCCTCGCCTTGAATCAGCTCCAGCATGATCGCGCACGTCTTGTCGGTGACAGCGGACTTTACTGCTTCCAAATCGTTGTAAGGCACGGTGACAAAGCCTTGTGGCAACGGGGCAAACCCATCCTTCACCTTGTCTTGGCCAGTCGCCGTCAAAGTCGCCAGTGTACGTCCGTGGAACGACTGCTCAAACGTGATGATCTCAAAGCGTTCCGTCCCTTTTACTTTTTGCGCATAACGGCGGGCCAGCTTGATCAATCCCTCGTTTGCCTCCGCCCCGCTGTTGCAGAAGAAAGCCTGATCCAATCCGGACAGACGGCTCAGCTTTTCAGCCAGGATTCCTTGCTGGGGTACGTGCACCAGGTTGGAGCAATGCCACAGCGTATCCAGCTGTTCATGCAGCTTGGCTGTCACTTTTGGCGGGACATGCCCCAGTGAGGTAACGGCGATGCCGGAAGTAAAATCGAGATACTGGTTGCCCTGATCATCCCAGACCTGGTTGCCTTGGCCTTTGACCAGACTGATGGGCCATCTTGCATAGTTATTCATGAGATGAAATGGTGCTGCTACTGTACTCATTCCCTATCCCTCCTTATTGTGGCTGCTTGGCATTCATCCGAACAGTCGTGCCAGCTGCCTCATCGCTGACGACAGCCAAAAGGTCCTCGGCTGTCCCTCGGCAAATGACGACCTGATTGACACCTTGCCCCAAAGAATCCAAAGCCGCCTGAACCTTCGGAATCATTCCGCCAGTGATGATGCCATCTGCTATCATCTGTCCGATTTCTTCTGCACTTGTCTCCTGTACCAGAGACTTGCTGCCATCCGGCTGTGGACGCAGGATGCCTGGAACGTCGGTCACCATGACCAGCTTTTCTGCCGACAGCGCTGCCGCCACCGCTCCTGCTGCAATATCTGCATTGACGTTAAACGCATCCGCTCCATCCAGACTGACAGACAACGGAGCGATGACCGGTACGTAGCCTTGGTTTAGAATGGCCAGTGGTATCGTGGTATCCGCCTGCTTCACTTCACCGACCCAGCCCAGCGGTTTTGCCGTCTTTTCTGCGATCAGTGTCTGTCCATCGATCCCGCTGACTCCCCACGCTTTCGCTCCTGCTTGTGTCAGCTTTCGCACCAGCGCCTTGTTGATGCTCCCGCACAGCACCATCTCCACCACGCGCAGGGTATCTTCGCATGTCACCCGCAATCCCTCAACGAACTGGGGAGTGATCTGCACCCGATCCAGCATGCCGTTA of Brevibacillus choshinensis contains these proteins:
- a CDS encoding carbamoyl phosphate synthase small subunit; amino-acid sequence: MSREKKGLGVGYLTLESGEVFTGTLYGAPITGFGEVVFHTGMTGYQEVMTDPSFAGQIVTFTYPLIGNYGVNERDYEAAQPALTGMIVSELCMEPSHYESTKTLAQAAEDFGFPILAGIDTRTITKRVRQNGPVFGVMSDRPLEVEEVVAMRYKHAKKSLVANVSSQQIERYPGIGEHVVLVDLGMKQSIVDSLLAIGCRVTVVPFDTTFAQIKALQPDGLMFSNGPGDPEHLLAYCSEWRKAVEQYPTLGICLGHQVLALMYGGKTEKLAYGHRGSNHPVKELATGKVYLTSQNHGYVVKEEQLDKRYLVVSYRNVNDGSVEGLRHLSLPVFSVQFHPEAHPGPSDTSHIFQQFLQSMRVVGAKNYA
- the argF gene encoding ornithine carbamoyltransferase translates to MQPVKILEHFPNLPLSKHKGKDLLRIDEFNGEELMELLHLAAHIKQLQKLGQPFQPLQGKTLGMIFDKASTRTRVSFEVGMYQLGGMGMFLSGKELQLGRGEPISDTAKVLSRYVDAIMIRTFSHSYVEELAEHASIPIINGLTDLYHPCQALADMLTIWEHKGKLKGIKLAYVGDGNNVANSLVLAAVLLGMDVRVATPAGYEMDSAIVQKAIEYAQQSGGKMMVTTDPAEAVAGADAVYTDVWTSMGFEAENEVRMKAFENYQVNEDLVALADPHYLFLHCLPAHRGEEVTAGVIDGARSFIFDQAENRLHAQKAILAALV
- a CDS encoding aspartate aminotransferase family protein, with translation MSTVAAPFHLMNNYARWPISLVKGQGNQVWDDQGNQYLDFTSGIAVTSLGHVPPKVTAKLHEQLDTLWHCSNLVHVPQQGILAEKLSRLSGLDQAFFCNSGAEANEGLIKLARRYAQKVKGTERFEIITFEQSFHGRTLATLTATGQDKVKDGFAPLPQGFVTVPYNDLEAVKSAVTDKTCAIMLELIQGEGGVHPAGDAFVKGLRELCDAHGLLLLVDEIQTGIGRTGTWFAFQQYGVKPDAISLAKGLGSGFPIGAVVATKEVAEAFAPGTHGTTFGGNPLAATAGIATLDTMEQEAILDKVAKVHELLIQELTQLKAAHPDKVVTVRGKGLLLGVELSITAAAAVNYAREKKGVILLMAGPNVVRLLPSFITTEAEVKQAIAALDEGLSQA
- the carB gene encoding carbamoyl-phosphate synthase (glutamine-hydrolyzing) large subunit; this translates as MPKLSHIQKVLVIGSGPIVIGQAAEFDYAGAQACLSLKEAGVQVVLVNNNPATIMTDEQVADKVYLEPLTVESVTAIIAKERPDGLLPTLGGQTGLNLAVALSEAGVLEKYKVELLGTPLAAIQNGEDRELFKQLMQQIGEPVPESDTVESVEEAIAFASSIGYPVIVRPAYTLGGAGGGIAEDEATLRIVAAGGIAASPIGQVLIERSVKGWKEIEYEVMRDANDTCIIVCNMENLDPVGIHTGDSIVVAPSQTLTDRQYQMLRSVSTKVIRSLGVVGGCNIQFALDPNSDRYVLIEVNPRVSRSSALASKATGYPIARIAAKLALGYGLDEVLNPITGYTYASFEPALDYIVVKIPRFPFDKFPLADRKLGTQMKATGEVMSIARNLEAGLLKAVRSLEQGCTHLSRPELASWSREELSLALQEATDIRLFVFAEAIRKGFTEKELHSLTGVDPFFLRSLRKIIDLEVELACCEDGELPTELLLEAKRRGFADETIASLAGRTAAEVKDLRQQSGIAPTYKIVDTCAAEFDAQTPYYYSDWQGVDEVTALPGRKVLVLGSGPIRIGQGIEFDYCSVHAAKSLQKNGIAAVVVNNNPETVSTDYETADHLYFEPLHAEDVLHIAEREQVEGVMVQFGGQTAINLAAKLERAGLKVMGTSLTAIERAEDRELFYEMLRKLDIPHIPGKGVSSLQDATAIAEEIGFPVLMRPSYVIGGQGMVVVQDLQELEATINGWLNHPDSKTFFPLLVDKYVPGSEAEVDAVCDGESVIIPGIFQHVEKAGIHSGDSVALFPAPGLSDEIKQTIASYTEAIAKEMGAVGLINIQFVIDGSTVYVLEVNPRASRTVPITSKVTGIPMVQLAVQAQLGEKLAGMGYGTGLLPEIPFAVVKAPVFSTVKLNGVDPVLGPEMKSTGEVLGLGRSFAEAAGKAFAFKDNYYGDWQAGDLVIVSLKDGDKQEAVSKTLAQLQEEGAVLAATAGTADWLQTNGVAVSHVIESERKLIELLQAKKAAFALITATIGNRHGRAGFALRGRLVQQGVPLFSAIETFDLYVKSIFEKRGGSHAASEDIGTLSKLAAQQA
- the argB gene encoding acetylglutamate kinase, which produces MQGIVVIKCGGSTMDQLPDTFFGAIAKLQAEGKQIVIVHGGGPAINGMLDRVQITPQFVEGLRVTCEDTLRVVEMVLCGSINKALVRKLTQAGAKAWGVSGIDGQTLIAEKTAKPLGWVGEVKQADTTIPLAILNQGYVPVIAPLSVSLDGADAFNVNADIAAGAVAAALSAEKLVMVTDVPGILRPQPDGSKSLVQETSAEEIGQMIADGIITGGMIPKVQAALDSLGQGVNQVVICRGTAEDLLAVVSDEAAGTTVRMNAKQPQ